CCTTGCTAGCATAGTATATTACATGGACTAAGTTATTTTTCCTCTGCCCTAACATTGCCCCTACTGCAAAgtcagatgcatcacacatcaattcaaagggtaagttccaatcaggtggggAGATGATAGGGGCAGAGGACAATCTTTCTTTCAAATGCTCGAATGCCAACATGCAGGTTTCATCAAAGATGAATGGTGTATCTGATACAAGGAGCTTACTCAAGGGCTtagctatttttgaaaaatctttaataaatctTCTGTAAAAGCCAGCATGCCCTaaaaagcttctaattgccttgacaTCACTGGGTGGAGGGAGCTTTTCAATAAGTTCTACTTTAGCCCTGTCCACTTCAATTCCTTGGTTAGAAAGTTAAACCTCAAGCTTGGAGAGCCTATCCTCAGTTATTGATGAtgggttgagattaggtggttgagaaggGTGGTTGGATGGATGTTGGTAGGATCTCTGTGAGGTGTGTTGATGAGTTACATTGTTGTTGGAATTGAGGTTGTGGCGTCTCTGATCTTGcccttggtcttgttggtttccccacccaaagttggggtgatttcttttggagtatggatcatgaacttgtctaggtgagtttccaacatagttggcttgctcccagtcaccttcttctcctatgttCGCTCCTTCTTGAGCTGACGATGAAGTGatggctgctgcaacttggttttcctccaccttcttggtaagatctgctagctgcttggtgatcatcttattttgagctaacaatgcatccatgtggttcagctccattactcctctggTGTTACTTCGTTTggaggcatagaagtagtcattctcagcaactgtttcaatgacatctacgGCTTcctcaatggttttcttcttgtttagagagcctcctgatgaatgatccacagccttctttgactcataggaaagaccttcatagaagatgtgaagttgaacccattcattgaacatatctGGTGGGCATCCTCTTGTTAAgtctttgaacctctcccatgcttcatagagagtctcaccatcttgttgcctgaaagtttgcacctcagctctcagcctgttgatcctttgaggagggtaaaatcttgccaaaaatttgttcaccacatcttaccaatttgttaagctctcctttgggaaggattcaagccatttggatgccttgtccctgagtgaaaaagggaacaagagcagcctaTAGACATACGAATGGActccattagacttcacagtatcacaaattctcaggaaggtggttagatgttgattggggtcttcttgagcacttcctctaaatgaacaattgttctgaacatgagtgatgagctggggttttagttcaaaattgttggcatgtatggtgggcttctaaatgctacttccacagtttcctgtattaggattgatataggagcctagaactctcctttcttgcccagcacggtttgcatggccttctctagcatggttgtgagcttcttcttcatgattgttctcTAAATTCTCTTCCATATTAGGTTCAAAGTacacttcctcttcttcttcagcaCCAATAATTCTTTTCCCTCTTGTTTCCCTTCTTAATCTCCaaagggtcctttcaggttctgaatcGAAGGATGTTGAAactccttctcttctccctgtcatacaacagaCAGATTGCACAACAGGAGATAAAATGAAGactattcttgttagagtaattgttagtgtgagtgatgcaaattatcaaacagttagtgggttagtgagcagaattgtaatcaacaaagaaagaaagaacgaaAAACAAAGAGGGTGCAGGGGAtgaggaagaaattaaaaaaaagaactaaagggAATTGATTGaatcaaataaacaaataacaaaacagaaaaaaaatgctcaatctagtgatcttcaaacttaatcattgttgattcaaaatcaatccccggcaacggcgccataaacttgatgcatgaaaacttgtctctcaacaaatttcccttcggcaagtataccgaattgtcatcaagtaaaactcacaatatagtgaggtcgaatcccataaggattgattggtcaagcaaatttagttagaagaatatgctagttgagctaaacaaaATTTAGATTGAGAACTTGCAAAAATTTTaatgactggaaagtaaataacagaaattaaagtgcagaatcttaaatggggatttggggtaatgagcatgaaaataaatgacaaaaaataaagagaatgggtaagatcagaaatagggtaatcattgggttcaggagatgttgcattctccggatcaagttcaatctcatctcttcctcagtcaatgcattcattgatctccttggcaatcttaagtgattggatcccaattccttggcaatccaatctctctaagcttgaacaattgcccaattccttgatttaattgctcatgggaagagatgaagtgtggtcactgattataccacatgtatttccaaatcaaagtattgggaggattacatgtcactatatccgcccaaaccccaatttggtccaacatgagaaagcatttctagcatgatctcctcatcccttttccaaggctcaaaggagatccaattatggagagtttcttttccaagacaactaaccaattgaattaagatcgaaagctttctagtaagatcaagagaaaagaaagaagaagaagaataaaaactataattgatccatcatattacaacagagctccctaacccaatggaaggggtttagttgttcatagctctagaaatgtaaaatggcagaaaagaagaatccatgcaaaaaagggcagaaaagtaaatatacagagagtagttcccaaaagtgccaagcttctctatagttcaaaactactcctatatatactactcctcctgatcttctagtgagttcttcaagtcttggatgtgggctctgaatcttgagttgaagcagttctcatctttagtgggcccagcttgcagagaaacatgaattaggcttgggtatttagtgagattaacgttgAGTGCCATTGTAGGTTcaagaacgttagtggcattcactttttccactaacgttccacccttatgtacccacgttaactccaacgttagtggtcttaacgtgaccactaacgttgccttctcaatttttggccaacgttattgggactcacttttcccaataacgttggcttataccccttcgcgaacgttattgggaatcacttttcccattaacgttgcttggtGCCTTTTGTTCCTacattagagttcacgttagtgtagctaacgtgactcttaacgtgggtgtgTCTCACCTTCGAGagtgttagtgacactcacctttgtcactaacgctccaaatgcccaaattttctacgttagaactcacgttaactaagttaacgtgtcTCTTAATGTAGTAGTGATGCCATcttccaatgttagtgacaaaagtgagtgtcactaacgttggctctttgatctcaactccacgttaactttcacgttaagaccattaacgtgaaagttaacgtaggcaatgctaattagcccaacgttagtgacaaaagtgagtgtcactaacgttagcttttgttttcctcttccacgttagagttcacgttaactaagttaatgtgactcttaacgtggatcattgTCAAGTTtctcaacgttagtggtgttcacttttaccactaacgttggagaaaaacgttattggtgttcacgttttctcttaacgttggagttctctttttcttctacgttaactaccacgttaactttgttaacgtggcaagtaacatgagctatggatggcttcgcaggcattattggtgatcacttttctaattaacgttgcaagctttttaccattccacgttagtgttcacgttaactaggttaacgtgaatactaacgtggttcttccttgcttcctttgccttgaaatcaagcaattaagtgcatcaaagctctagccaaagtcatgagattatgcatcatcaatttatcatgcaattctagcaaaattctcatgaaatcatacaaagttcacaatagttgcttgaatcaaggtgtaagtgtaatttaatccaaaacttgccttattcactaagaaaatgcatgaaactactctaaaacagtaaagaaaaggtcagtgaaactggcctagatgccctggcatcagtggcatataaactgaaatttcatcattaccttctaattggaattaattgaccaaggaattggcagttaatgaattttagaggagactaggaaggtctaaagaattagggtctagtcacatatagtttgccatgaaattaaatcttgcatgattaaagtagttagaaagaaaaatcaatccagaaaaatagataactctgaaaccttaactatcttctccatattttattcccaactcattgctgcttgctttctgaaattcttaatttactgtttaatgctctttgaactTCCAACACTATTTTCTATTTGTCTAACTAATTCTATCAAatactattgttgcttaatccatcaatcttcgtgggatcgacctttactcacgtaaggtatttcTTGGTAcaacccggtgcacttgccagttagtttgtgggttataaaataccgcatcagagagtcttggcttcatataCATTTTTCTAATcctaggcattgtgggagtagcatcctTACCCCAAATGTAAAtgcaaataactttgaattgaagccaCATCTCATCACTTTGGTATAAAATAATTGTTCCTATGGAGAGGGTCACTTGAAGATCCAAAACAACATTTATCCACTTTTCTGAGGATTTGTGATactgtcaaaactaatggtGTGCATCCTGACATTTATAAGCTGTTGCTATTTCCATTTTCCCTCAGAGACAAAGCTACTCAATGGTTGGAGTCATTTCTAAGAGATGGCATCAACAATTGGGAAGATCTAGTGAATAagttcttagccaagttctatcCTCCCCAAAGGATCATTAGACTCAAAACGGGGGTCCAAACATTCACTCAGATGGATGGAGAGTCATTCTATGaggcttgggagagatacaagaccctgatcagaaagtgtcccccTGAAATGTTCAATAAATGGGACATACTTCAGAATTTTTATGAAGGCTTAACTTtgaaggctcaagaagcactaGATCACTCAGCAGAAGGCTCCCTACAATTGATGAAGACTGCAGAGGAGGcccaaaacctcattgatatggtgataaacaatcaatatttctttgctcatcagagacaacgccaaccatcacaaagcaAATGAGTGCTagagttggaaggagtggactCAATActagctcaaaataagatgatgcagcaccaaattcaacaacagtttgagcaaatggctaagaggaTTGATATCCTCCAAGTTGCAGTAGTGAATAccagccaaccatcaaccacatggggcCAGAATAAAGAAAACCTAGAAGATCAGCAGCAGGAACAAGTAAACTATGTGCACAACCAAAGTTCAGTATCAAGTGAAGTTTATGGTGACACTTACAATCCATCCTAGAAGAACCACCCCAACCTTAGATGGGGAGATAACCACAATCAAAATCAGCAGCCATGGCAAAGACATtcaaaccaaaacaactcaaGAAATAACCAGCAGAACAATAACCAAAATCCATatagaaaaccccaaaataattaTCCTAATTCCAACCATTATCCATCCAATAACCAAACCATCAACCAAAACAACTATCATCCACCCTCAACAGTTCACAACCAACCACAAATcccacaagactctcagagaatctccaacttggagatattaaaggaaaaaatgatgaaacagCAAGAACTTACAAACAAGAACAATGAAGCTTCCATAAGAAATATAGAAAGGTAGATTAGGCAGCTTTCCAAGCAAGCTATGATTGAAAGGCCAACAAGCTCActcccaagtgacaccattccaaACCCTAAAGAAGAATGTAAAGCTATACGGCTAAGGAGTGGAAAAACCTTGATGAATGACAAGAAGCCAACTGAGAATGATGAAGCTAGCAGCAAGAATGATGCTACACTCAACAAGGATGGTCAAGAGAAGCCTGAAGAGGGAGAGAAACAGCCACAAATCTCAAGGAAAGGGAAGCAAATAATGGAAGAATCATCTCAAGGACATAAGCAAGTGGAGAAAACTTTCACACCTCCCTTGCCATACCCTCAAAGGTTCAACAAGAAAACCAAGGATCAATACTTCCCCATATTCCTTGAAGTTTTCAAGAAATTGAAAATTATCAGTAAGAAGAGAAGCTGTCATGAGAAGGAGACCATTATGCTCACACAAGAGTGCAGTGCTGTAATTCAAAGAGGTCTcccaccaaaactcaaagatCTTGGGAGCTTCTTcttaccttgcaccattggcaatATGACCATAAAAAAGCActgtgtgacttaggggccAGCATTAATCTAATTCCCTATTCCATGATGAGAAAACTATGCATAGAGGAGGTAAAGCCCACACAGATGTCACTAGAGCTCGTGGACAAATCATTGGTGTTTCCCAAAGGAGTAATTAAAAACCTTTTGGTCAAGGTGGATAAGTTCATATTCCctgcagactttgtgatcctaGATCTAGGGGAAGAAGGGAGTGACTCCATTATCCTGGGGAGAcccttcttggccacaacaagGGCCATAATAGATGTTAAGCAAAGAGAGTTCACCCTGAGGGTACATGATGAAAGAATCACTCTGAATGTCTTTCCAGAGGCACAATCTATTACTGAAAAAGAAAGCTgcatagaggttgacaaggaaGACTTGTAGTGGAAGGAAGAGACCAACAAGACACTCATTAATCCCCTTCCAAAGtaagaaacaagaaacaaagCAGAACGAAAGGAGGATGTGCAGAGTGATGAGGGGAAGCAAGAAGAAAATGAGGTGTTAGCCAATGAGAAGGAAAATTCCAAAATAAAGCCCACTGTCAAAGGAGAAGGATCAccaaaaaagagaaagaaaagcaagaaaaaagctcaaaaagggtggaagaacaaaaaGACCCCAACTGAGGGATTCTCAAAGGGAGATGAGGTACATCTAATCTACCAACAGCTAGGAGCAAACCAACAAGCTGATGATTACTACACTGTCAGCAGGATACTCTCACTAGAGCATGCAGagattgagcatcaaggcactgGAAGGAAGCTCACTGTGAGGGGAGACAAGCTGAGACACTACAGTCATCAACCACCCTAATAAAGgcccaatgtcaagctagtgacaataaaagagcgctacatgagaggcaacccatgatttaagttTTTTGTTTTGATTGTAATTCCAATAACCAATGATCCTTCTAACATGAATTTGAGTTCTCATGAATATATTTGATACTTGCATACATGATCTTTAAACATATGCTagatttctaagtttgatgtgcCTGAAGGCACtccaaaatagattttctagcTTTCTTAGACTATATGCTCATTCATTTTGATGGAGAATATagccaaacattaagtttggtatctACATATACATTGAATTCCAGAAAAATCATTTTTGTTCATAGGATCAAATTTATGAGTAGATGGATCATACATTGTTTTATTTTGGTAGTTTATGGTAGAAAATAAAATGTTCCTTATGATGAATGCACCAATTGTGATGGATTATTTGCATTTTACCTTAATCCCTTAGCAAGggacaagtttggtgttcaccaaatTTTGGTTCACTATCTAAGGAGTACAATTGGTTATTTATGAATGAGGAACATGTTAAATTGTTTAAATGTTTATCACCATACCACCGTGCCACTTTTAAATCTTAAGGCTCACTATTGctttgatttaattaaatatgaaAAAAGAGGATTGAGAAGAGGACAAAAGGGGAAGGAAGGCACGGTTGTGACAAGCCAAAGGAGGAGGGTCACATGTGCTTAGAGAAGCGTGCACctttggaaaacaaaatctaCATGTTTTGCACCTTTGGAGGCCGAACCTCATGCATCCAATGGGGAAGGAATCCTTGTCAACCTTCAACTATGCATACAAGCCGTTCATCTCATGAGTTTTCTACAATGTTTTGCTTAATCTTCACCCTCCATAGGCTTAACAGAAATGCCCTCTTCAATTATGTTTTTGTTCAAGGACTTGATGCCTTGCCTATAAATAGTGATGACACTTCCTAGCATACACATCCCTCATACGAGCCACCCTCACTTAGAAGCCTTGGTTTCATTCTTCACCTAGCTAAAAACACGTTCAGCATCCTTCCTTACTCAACAGCAACATTTTCTTTTCCACCCACTTCCTTCTGTAGCTAAATCATAGCCCAAACACAGCCCACCTTTCCTTTCTTCTCTCTCCCAATTCATGGCTTCTTCAAGTtctagaagaagaaaaggaaaggaacCAATGGTGGCTAAACCTCCAACCTATGATACAAAGAAATTTAAATCTCAGTTTCATGAAGCAAGGTATCATAGactcataaaatcaaaacatGTCATTCCTGAGATGGGTTTCAGACTAAAGGAGGAGGAGTatcccatcatgaggcaaatcactaaggaaagaaggtgggaacttcTATGTGATCCCTTCattgacatcagtgcagtcatgATAAGGGAATTCTACGTGAATGCTATGAAAGAGAGCAAGGACAGCTGCCCGTATAAAATTTATGTCAGAGGTGTTGATGTGGATTTTAGTCCATCATCAGTTTTGAGGGTCCTACAAttgagaaccataacctatGAAGAGCTTAGCTTTGAGGACAGATTGCAGGGTGAGAATGACCCTGATGAATTATTGCATGGGTTATGTCTTGAAGGCAGATACTGGGAAAGGGACTCAGAGGGAGCTCCAAGCCACTTGAAAAGATTAGATCTCACACCTGAGGCCAGAAGATGGTATGAGATAGTGAGGAGATCAATACTCCCTACTGCAAACACTTAAGAGGTCATAATCAAGCGAGCcctcttgacatactgcatcttaTATAGAGGAGAAATCAACCTCTCACAACTCATAGCAAacagtattcaagagatggcTGAAGACACAAGCAAATCGGGTAGGCTTGGACACCCAAGCACTATTCTAAGGCTGTGCGATAGGGCTGGGGTGCTCTTTGAATATGAAGACACAGAAAAGGTAAAAGGAGGAAGAGGAATCACAAAGAGAAGCATGGAAGGTGCTACTGAAGATGACAATCGAAAGGAAAGAAGAActcaaagtagaagaagaagaccaCAAGTGGAAGAAGAGCAAGTTCCTGATGCACTGGATTTGAGTCAAATGCAGAGAACAATTGAGGAAATGTCTCAATAATTCATGAAGGCACAGGAACAACAGAAAAAATAGTATCTAAGGCAACAGGAGCAATATTTTAAGGATAGAGTGGAAAGATGGAGATGGCAGTGCCACATGGAGGAGCGACAAGAGAACTGGCAGCAACAAATGATGATTCAACAACAAGAATTTCAGACAAGGATTCTTGAGGGGCAAAAGGAACAAGCAGCAAATTTTTGAGAGTCATATAATGGATTGTCCCTACGGCAATCCAAATATGGGGAGTATACTTAAAATCTATACCAATGGAAGAATATACATCATACCATTGGAGAACATAGGCACTATCAAAGAATAGAGTATGATGAAAGCACCCAAGCAAAGTTGGATTATTTGACTCATAGCATGCCAGCAATGAACCcacagatcaagccatttgagcaatgccaaAAGTTAGTGGACCGGCAAAGAGCAAAAACCAAGACACATTCAGCAAGTATGCATCAGAGATTGGAGGAGGCTGGACTCTCAGGTCTGATAGACCCTATCTGGGATAGAAGGTGCCCTGTTGAAGAGCCTCAAGATTAcaccaagaagaagaagggagaatcaagcaaaagaaaggagcacaataaataaaaggtggtggagtttCTTTCATGTTTTTCAATTTAATAAGGAAGATGCATCCCTGCAATATGAGATGCCTCCAATTGCTTTATGTTATGCACTTTAATACTCTGAGTAGTTTCCTTAGAAGTGAACTGCATtgtgcttgtcattcatcattAGCTTGAATTGTGTTTTGCTTCCCTTTTgcataaataaaagagaaatgtttGAAATAGAAAGTAAATTACCAATGTTGTAGAAATTAGAATGAAATTCAGTGGtggtatttgtttgatttaatGGTTAGCTCAAATAACAAAAGCTGCATAATAACACGTTCCTTGAAGTATGAATGAGTTTGCTGCTATAAAGTCTTTTATTAATGAATGACCCTTGAGAATGAAGCCacataagaaagaaaaagagaaagagaaaagccaaaaaatggcaaagaaacaaacaataagactggtgcacgaaattgtgatcatcaatggcgccatcaacatggtacgctcaattgcaatctcaactctttatcacaacttcgcacaactaaccagcaagtgcactgggtcgtccaagtaataaaccatacgcgagtaagggtcgatcccacggagattgttggtatgaagcaagctatggtcatcttgtaaatctcagttaggcggattcaaatggttatggaggattaacgaataaaacataaaataaagatagagatacttatgtaattcattggtgagaatttcagataagcgtatggagatgctttgtcccttccgtctctctgctttcctactgtcttcatccaatccttcttactcctttccatggcaagctgtatgttgggcatcaccgttgtcaatggctacagttccatcctctcagtgaaaatgttcaacgcgctctgtcacagcacggctattcagctgtcggttctcgatcatgtcggaatagaatccagtgattcttttgcgtctgtcactaacgccccacaatcgcgagtttgaagctcgtcacagtcattcaatccttgaatcctactcagaataccacagacaaggtttagaccttccggattctcttgaatgccgccatcaattctagcttataccatgaagattctgattaaggaatccaagagataaacattcaagccttgtttgcttgtagaacggaagtggttgtcaggcacgcgttcataagtgagaatgatgatgagtgtcacataatcatcacattcatcatgttcttgggtgcaaatgaatatcttagaacaagaataagctgaattgaatagaagaacaatagtaattgcattaatactcgaggtacagcagagctccacaccttaagctatggtgtgtagaaactccaccgttgaaaatacataagaacaaggttcaggcatggccgtgaggccagcccccataatctaataactagacgtccaaagatgattaaaagatctaaagtgatccaaagatgaaaatacaatagcaaaaggtcctatttgtagagaactagtagcttagggtatacaaagatgagtaaatgacataaaaatccacttccgggcccacttggtgtgtgcttgggctgagcattgaagctttcatgtgtagagacttttcttggagttaaacgccagcttttgtgccagtttgggcgtttaactcccattcttgtgccagttccggcgttaaacgccaaaattcttgagctaacttggaacgcctgtttgggcaatcaaatctcgggcaaagtttggactattatacattgctggaaagcccaggatgtctactttccaacgcaattgagagcgcgccaattgggcttctgtagctccataaaattcacttcgagtgtagggaggtcagaatctaacagcatctgcagtcctttttagcctctgaatcagatttttgctcaggtccctcaatttcaaccagaaaatacctgaaatcacagaaaaatacacaaactcatagtaaagtccagaaaagtaaattttaactaaaaactaataaaaatataataaaaactaactaaa
The Arachis stenosperma cultivar V10309 chromosome 7, arast.V10309.gnm1.PFL2, whole genome shotgun sequence genome window above contains:
- the LOC130939767 gene encoding uncharacterized protein LOC130939767 → MNDKKPTENDEASSKNDATLNKDGQEKPEEGEKQPQISRKGKQIMEESSQGHKQVEKTFTPPLPYPQRFNKKTKDQYFPIFLEVFKKLKIISKKRSCHEKETIMLTQECSAVIQRGASINLIPYSMMRKLCIEEVKPTQMSLELVDKSLVFPKGVIKNLLVKVDKFIFPADFVILDLGEEGSDSIILGRPFLATTRAIIDVKQREFTLRVHDERITLNVFPEAQSITEKESCIEVDKEDL